The Desulfuromonas sp. DNA window AAATATTCGATTGCCTGACCGGCTCGTCTCTACCGGGCTGAAATGTTATCATCGAAGTAAACATTAAAAGGAGCAAACAATGTCGATAACAGAAAAGATCAATGACTTCTTAGCGGCTGACGCCTTTGGCGTGGTCGGCGCTTCGAGTAATCGCGACAAGTACGGAAACAAGGTTCTGCGCTGCTACCTGCAAAACGATCGTGTCGCCATTCCGGTCAACCCGCGGGCCAGCTCCATCGAAGGGATTGAAGCGGCGGCCTCGGTTGCCGACCTCCCGGACGGGGTCGACAGCATCTCGGTGATCACGCCACCGGCAATTACCGTACAGGTGGTTGAAGAAGCGATCGAAAAGGGGATCCGGCATATCTGGATGCAGCCGGGCGCCGAAAGCACCGAGGCCATCAAACTCGGTGAAGAGAATGGCCTGAACGTGATTGCCGACGGCAGCTGTATCCTGGTGGTGCTGGGTTACAAGGAACACTAGGAGGTACAGGGTTACAACAGAACCATGATCACGGTCAACGTGATCAGGCTGGCAAGGGTCGAAACCAGAACAACCGAGGTCACAAACGACGGGACGATATCGTACTCGCGGGAAATGATGGCGACCAGCACCGCGGTCGGCATCGCCGACTGCAGCACCCCGGCGGCATAGTCGACCTGTCCGAGACCGAACGGGATGGCAACGGCGACGGCAATG harbors:
- a CDS encoding CoA-binding protein — its product is MSITEKINDFLAADAFGVVGASSNRDKYGNKVLRCYLQNDRVAIPVNPRASSIEGIEAAASVADLPDGVDSISVITPPAITVQVVEEAIEKGIRHIWMQPGAESTEAIKLGEENGLNVIADGSCILVVLGYKEH